Proteins encoded in a region of the uncultured Sunxiuqinia sp. genome:
- the nadD gene encoding nicotinate (nicotinamide) nucleotide adenylyltransferase gives MKVGLYFGTYNPIHIGHLAIANYLVEFSDIDQLWFVISPQSPFKTKKKLLDNYQRLEMINLAIEDDDRFRASSIEFTLPIPSYTIDTLTYLKEKYPKNEFYLIMGADNLAYIDKWKNAELILSDYHLLVYPRPGFNKESMRKHPHIHFIEAPVMEISSSFIRKAIAEGKDVCHFLPQKTWKYIDEMSFYK, from the coding sequence ATGAAGGTCGGACTGTATTTCGGAACATACAACCCCATCCACATTGGACATTTAGCCATTGCCAACTACCTGGTGGAGTTTTCTGACATTGATCAACTGTGGTTTGTTATCAGTCCGCAAAGCCCTTTTAAAACCAAGAAAAAATTGCTCGACAATTACCAGCGACTGGAAATGATAAACCTGGCAATTGAAGATGATGACCGCTTTAGAGCTTCATCAATTGAGTTTACACTACCCATCCCGTCATACACCATTGACACCCTAACCTATTTGAAAGAGAAATATCCGAAAAATGAGTTTTATCTGATTATGGGAGCTGATAATTTGGCTTATATTGACAAATGGAAAAATGCAGAGTTGATCCTGTCTGACTATCACCTCTTGGTTTATCCTCGGCCCGGGTTTAATAAAGAATCTATGCGAAAACATCCTCATATTCATTTTATCGAAGCTCCGGTAATGGAGATTTCATCTTCATTTATTAGGAAAGCCATTGCTGAAGGTAAAGATGTGTGCCATTTCCTTCCCCAAAAAACATGGAAGTATATAGATGAAATGAGTTTCTACAAATAG
- the gmk gene encoding guanylate kinase — translation MKKGKLIIFSAPSGAGKTTVVKHLLQQDFGLEFSISATSRAPRHTEKNGKDYYFLSSDEFLQKVDNNEFLEWEEVYKGTCYGTLKEEVERIRNKGNHVIFDVDVVGGINIKKYYSDDALAIFIQPPSIEELRKRLEGRSTDSAEVIDKRVQKAEYELTFAPQFDTILLSEELQKTLANAEKMVTEFINHQN, via the coding sequence ATGAAAAAAGGAAAGTTAATCATATTTTCAGCACCCTCAGGAGCCGGAAAAACGACCGTTGTAAAACATTTACTTCAGCAAGATTTCGGTTTAGAGTTCTCCATATCGGCAACCAGCCGGGCACCACGTCATACCGAAAAAAATGGCAAAGACTACTATTTCTTAAGCTCGGACGAGTTTCTGCAGAAAGTGGACAACAACGAGTTTCTGGAGTGGGAAGAAGTATACAAGGGAACCTGCTACGGCACACTAAAAGAAGAAGTTGAACGCATCCGCAACAAAGGAAATCACGTCATTTTTGATGTGGATGTTGTGGGTGGTATCAACATCAAAAAGTATTATAGCGACGATGCCTTAGCTATTTTCATCCAACCACCTTCGATTGAAGAATTACGAAAGCGTTTAGAAGGACGTTCTACCGATTCGGCTGAAGTGATCGACAAGCGAGTACAAAAAGCGGAATACGAATTGACTTTCGCTCCTCAATTTGACACTATTTTGCTAAGCGAAGAACTGCAGAAGACATTGGCAAACGCCGAGAAAATGGTTACCGAGTTTATTAATCACCAAAACTAG